In the genome of Streptomyces violaceoruber, the window ACTGCGCGTCGATGTGGAAGAACCGGCGCGCCGCACCCCGGGTGTCCGCGAAGCCGAACCCGTCCGCGCCCAGCGACTGGTACGTCCCCGGCACCCACCGCGCGATCTGGTCCGGCACCGACCGCATCCAGTCGGACACCGCCACGAACGGCCCCTGAGCCCCCGCCAGCTTCCGCGTGACCCAGGGCACCCGCTGCTCCTCCTCAGGATGCAGCAGGTTGTGCTCCTCGCAGGCCACGGCCTCGCGCCGCAGCTCGTTCCAGGAGGTCGCCGACCAGACGTCGGCGCGCACGTTCCACTCCTCGGCGAGGATCCGCTGCGCCTCCACGGCCCACGGCACCGCTACGCCGGACGCCATGATCTGTGCCGGGATCGAGCCGCCGGTGCCCTCGCTGAAGCGGTAGACGCCCTTGAGGATGCCCTCGACGTCCACGTTCTCGGGCTCGGCCGGGTGCCGGATGGGCTCGTTGTAGACGGTGAGGTAGTAGAAGACGTCCTCGCCGTGCGGGTGCTGTTCGTCGCCGCCGTACATCCGGCGCAGCCCGTCCTTGACGATGTGCGCGATCTCGAACCCGAAGGCGGGGTCGTACGCCACGCACGCCGGGTTGGTCGAGGCCAGCAACTGCGAGTGTCCGTCCGCGTGCTGGAGGCCCTCACCGGTCAGCGTCGTACGGCCGGCGGTCGCGCCCAGCACGAAACCACGCGCCAGCTGGTCACCCATCTGCCAGAACTGGTCACCGGTGCGCTGGAATCCGAACATCGAGTAGAAGACGTACACCGGGATGAGCGGCTCGCCGTGCGTGGCGTAGGCCGAGCCCGCCGCGATCAGCGAGGCCGTGCAGCCCGCCTCCGAGATGCCGTCGTGCAGCATCTGCCCGTTCGGCGCCTCCTTGTAGGCGAGCAGCAGATCGCGGTCCACCGACTCGTACTGCTGGCCGAGCGGGTTGTAGATCTTCGCGCTCGGGAAGAACGAGTCCATGCCGAACGTGCGGTACTCGTCCGGCGCGATCAGCACGAACCGCCTGCCGATCTCCTTGTCCCGCATGAGGTCTTTCAACAGGCGCACAAAGGCCATCGTCGTCGCGATGGACTGCTGGCCCGACCCCTTCTTCACGGTCGCGTACGTCTTGTCGTCCGGCAGCGCGAGCGGCTTCGACCGCACGACCCGGGTCGGCACGTATCCGCCGCAGCCCAGGCGCCGGTCGTGCATGTACTGCATCTCCTCCGTGTCCCGGCCCGGGTGGTAGTACGGCGGCGGGCCGGACTCCAGCTCCTTGTCGGAGATCGGCAGGTGCAGCCGGTCGCGGAAGCGCTTCAGGTCGTCGACCGTCAGCTTCTTCATCTGGTGCGTGGCGTTGCGGCCCTCGAAGTTCGGGCCCAGCGTCCAGCCCTTGATCGTCTTGGCCAGGATGACCGTCGGCTGGCCCTTGTGCTCCAGCGCCGCCTTGTACGCCGCGTAGATCTTGCGGTGGTCGTGACCGCCGCGGCCCAGGTGCAGGATCTGGTCGTCGGTCATGTTCTCGACCATCGCGCGCAGCCGGTGGTCGTCGCCGAAGAAGTGGTCGCGGATGTAGGCGCCGGACTCGGTGGCGTACGTCTGGAACTGGCCGTCCGGCGTCGTGTTCATGCGGTTGACCAGCACGCCGTCGCGGTCCTGGGCCAGCAGCGGGTCCCAGGTCCGGTCCCAGACCAGCTTGATCACGTTCCAGCCGGCGCCCCGGAAGACCGACTCCAGCTCCTGGATGATCTTGCCGTTGCCGCGTACCGGGCCGTCCAGGCGCTGGAGGTTGCAGTTGACCACGAAGGTCAGGTTGTCCAGGCCCTCCCGGGCGGCGATGGACAACTGGCCCAGCGACTCCGGCTCGTCCATCTCGCCGTCGCCGAGGAAGGCCCACACGTGCGACTTCGAGGTGTCCGCGATCCCGCGCGCGTGCATGTAGCGGTTCATCCGCGCCTGGAAGATCGCGCCGATCGGACCGAGGCCCATGGAGACCGTCGGGAACTCCCAGAAGTCCGGCATCGACCGCGGATGCGGGTACGACGACAGCATGTACGGCGCCTTGGACTTCTCCTGGCGGAAGCCGTCCAGGTGCTGCTCGCTCAGCCGGTCCAGCAGGTACGCGCGCGCGTAGATGCCGGGGGAGGCGTGCCCCTGGAAGAAGACCTGGTCTCCGCCGTCGCCCTCGTCCTTGCCCCGGAAGAAGTGGTTGAAGCCCACGTCGTACAGGGATGCGGAGGAGGCGAAGGTCGCGATGTGGCCGCCGACGCCGATCCCGGGCCGCTGCGCGCGCGAGACCATCACCGCCGCGTTCCAGCGGGTGGCGTTGAGGATCTTGCGTTCGATCTCCTCGTTGCCGGGGAAGAACGGCTCGCTCTTGGTCGGGATGGTGTTGACGTAGTCCGTGCTGCGCATCTCGGGCACGGCCACGCGCTTCTCGCGGGCCCGCTCGATCAGCCGCAGCATCAGGTAGCGGGCCCGTTCCCGGCCGCGCTCGTCGACGGCGGCGTCGAGCGAGTCGAGCCACTCCTGGGTTTCCTCGGGGTCGAAGTCAGGAACCTGACTGGGAAGGCCGCCAATGATGATCGGACTGCGATCACTGCGATCGGATGCGGAAGCCACGCTGTTCCTTCGCTGTCAGAGGGCCGTTTTTCCGGGTTTCTCCCCGGTTTCTCCCCGGGTTCCTCCCGGGTTTCTGCGCCGATTCCCCCGCCGGTTCCCCATCGTGTACCTCGCGGGGGCAATCGTCATCTGTACCGTGGGGTAACCGGTCCTCCCGTGAGGATCGGGGGCACGTTCATTCGAGTCTCGTACCCACACATGGTTCCCAAATACGCAAACGGGGCAGATAGGTGTGGTGTACGTCACCTTCGGGCTGGACGGCATGGTTGGAGTTGCGGCGACACAGCCGGGATCGTCACCGTTTCGGCGGTCCCAGACGCCGGGTACTTGCGCGATCCGTCCCGCCCGTGTGGACTACGGCCAAGCCTCGCGCACGCGCGTGGCTGAAGACATCTACCGAAACATGATCAGGAGGCAACCCGTGAGCGCGACCGCGGACCACGCGGAGGAGCGGACGAACCCTGCCGCCAGGCTGGGTTTCCAGCCCGGGCAGGTGGTCCAGGAGATCGGCTACGACGACGACGTCGACCAGGAGCTCCGCGAGGCCATTGAGGGCGCCGTCGAGGGCGAGCTGGTGGACGAGGACTACGAGGACGTGGCCGATGCCGTCGTGCTGTGGTTCCGTGACGACGACGGCGACCTGACGGATGCGCTGGTGGATGCCACCACGTACATCGAAGAGGGCGGGTCGATCCTCCTTCTCACGCCGAAGACCGGCCGTGACGGTTACGTCGAGGCCAGTGACATCTCGGAGGCCTCGACGACCGCCGGACTGACGGCGTCCAAGAGCGTCAGCGTCGGCAAGGACTGGAGCGGCAGCCGGCTGGCGACGCCCAAGGCCGCCAAGTCCAAGCGGTAGCCCGACCGGGCTCCGTGACATTCCGGACTCCGGGCGGGTCGACGGCCGACGGCTGTCGGCCCGTCCGCGGGTCCGCGACCGTCCCTGCGTAGGGTGTTTCCAGCGAATCACCCACGGAGATCTTCCCGCGGAGATCTTCCTACGGAAGGGACGAACGGGACATGGCGATCCAGGTCGGCGACAAGGCCCCCGACTTCGAACTCAAGGACAACCACGGAGCGACCGTCCGGCTGTCCGAGTTCCGCGGCCGGAAGAACGTCGTGCTGCTCTTCTACCCCTTCGCCTTCACCGGTGTGTGCACCGGCGAGCTGTGCGAGGTGCGCGACAACCTGCCGCAGTTCTCCGACCGCGACACCGAGGTGCTCGCCGTCTCCAACGACTCCATCCACACCCTGCGCGTCTTCGCCGAGCAGGAGGGCCTGGAGTACCCGCTGCTGTCCGACTTCTGGCCGCACGGCAACGTCTCGCGCGCCTACGGCGTCTTCGACGAGGACAAGGGTTGCGCCGTCCGCGGCACCTTCGTGATCGACCAGGAGGGCGTCGTGCGCTGGACCGTGGTCAACGCTCTGCCGGACGCCCGTGACCTGGCCGAGTACGTGAAGGCGCTCGACGCCCTGTGACCGGCGCCCCCGCCGGCCGGCCCCGCGTGGCCACGCCGGGTGCCGACACCACGTGATTGGTCGGCTCCGGGGACTGCGGGGCGCGGGAACCCGTCACTAGGATCAACTCGTTGATCCGATATCCACGCACTACGGGGCACCCCGCCCCTGGACACCAATGGAGGACTCGTGGGAGTCAGCCTCAGCAAGGGCGGCAACGTTTCGCTGACCAAGGAGGCCCCCGGCCTGACCGCGGTCATCGTCGGTCTGGGGTGGGACATCCGCACCACGACCGGCACCGACTTCGACCTCGACGCCAGCGCACTGCTGCTGAACAGCGGCGGCAAGGTCGCCAGCGACGCGCACTTCATCTTCTTCAACAACCTGAAGAGCCCGGACGGATCGGTCGAGCACACCGGCGACAACATCACCGGTGAGGGCGAGGGCGACGACGAGCAGATCAAGATCAACCTCGCCACGGTCCCCGCCGACATCGAGAAGATCGTCTTCCCGGTCTCGATCTACGACGCCGAGAACCGCCAGCAGTCCTTCGGCCAGGTGCGCAACGCGTTCATCCGCGTCGTCAACCAGGCCGGCGAGGCCGAGATCGCCCGCTACGACCTGAGCGAGGACGCCTCCACCGAGACCGCCATGGTCTTCGGCGAGCTGTACCGCCACGGCGCGGAGTGGAAGTTCCGCGCCATCGGCCAGGGCTACGCCTCGGGCCTGCGCGGCATCGCCCAGGACTTCGGCGTCAACGTCTGATCGACCGATCGACCGATCGACCGATCGGCCGGACGGCGGGGGCGACGCCCCCTGTCGTCCGGTGAGGCCACGGTCTCGACACGTCCGGCGCCGCACGGTTTACGTGCGGCGCCGGACGCGCAGGAAACAGGAACCATCACCCGGGGAGGGACCATCACCATGGGCGTCACGCTTGCCAAGGGCGGCAACGTCTCCCTGTCCAAGGCCGCACCGAACCTCACGCAGGTACTGGTCGGGCTCGGCTGGGACGCGCGTTCCACCACCGGAGCACCCTTCGACCTCGACGCCAGTGCACTCGTGTGCAGCAGCGGCCGGGTGCTCGGCGACGAGTGGTTCGTCTTCTACAACCAGCTCAAGAGCCCGGACGGCTCGATCGAGCACACCGGCGACAACCTCACGGGCGAGGGCGACGGCGACGACGAGTCGCTGCTGGTCGACCTCTCCAAGGTGCCGGCCCACTGCGACAAGATCGTCTTCCCGGTCTCGATCCACATGGCCGACGAGCGCGGACAGACCTTCGGCCAGGTCAGCAACGCTTTCATCCGGGTCGTCAACCAGGCCGACGGCCAGGAGCTGGCCCGCTACGACCTCAGTGAGGACGCCTCCACGGAGACCGCGATGATCTTCGGCGAGCTCTACCGCTACCAGGGCGAGTGGAAGTTCCGTGCAGTGGGGCAGGGGTACGCGTCTGGGCTTCGCGGCATCGCTCTAGACTTCGGAGTCAACGTTTCGTAAAGCCGAGTACGGCGCGGGGGAGCCCCGTACACACACGATTGGGTAGCCAGTGCTTCTGAAAACCTTCGGCTGGTCGTTCGCGGTCACCGCGCTCGGCCTGGTCGCGGCGGTCTTCTACGGGGGGTGGACCGCCTTCGGCATCGTGGCGATCCTCTCCATCATGGAGATCTCGCTGTCCTTCGACAACGCGGTGGTCAACGCCGGGATCCTGAAGAAGATGAATGCCTTCTGGCAGAAGATCTTCCTCACCATCGGCATCCTCATCGCCGTGTTCGGCATGCGCCTGGTCTTCCCGGTCGTGATCGTGGCGATCAGCGCGTCGCTCGGACCGATCGAGGCGGTCGACCTCGCGCTCACCGACAAGGACCGCTATCAGGAGCTGGTGACGGACGCCCATCCGTCGATCGCCGCCTTCGGTGGCATGTTCCTTCTGATGATCTTCCTCGACTTCATCTTCGAGGACCGGGACATCAAGTGGCTGGCCTGGCTGGAGCGTCCGCTGGCCAAGCTCGGCAAGGTCGACATGCTGTCGGTCTGCATCGCCCTGGTCGTGCTGCTCGTCTCCGCGATCACCTTCGGCGCCCACGCCCACCAGCACGGCGGCGCCCATGCCGACAAGGCGGAGACGGTCCTGCTCGCGGGCATCGCGGGCCTGATCACCTACATGATCGTCGGTGGTCTCTCCGGCTACTTCGAGGACAAACTCGAAGAGGAGGAGGAACGGGAGCACGAGGAGGAAGAGGAAGCCGCGCGCACCGGCAAGCCCAAGTCGGCCGTCAGGCTGGCGGGCAAGGCGGCGTTCTTCATGTTCCTCTACCTGGAGGTCCTGGACGCCTCCTTCTCCTTCGACGGCGTCATCGGCGCCTTCGCCATCACCAACGACATCGTCCTGATGGCCCTCGGCCTGGGCATCGGCGCCATGTACGTCCGGTCGCTCACGGTCTACCTGGTCCGCCAGGGCACCCTTGACGACTACGTCTACCTGGAGCACGGCGCCCACTACGCCATCGGCGCCCTCGCCGTGATCCTGCTGGTCACCATCCAGTACGAGATCCACGAGATCATCACCGGCCTCGTCGGTGTCGCCCTGATCGGCTGGTCCTTCTTCTCCTCGGTGCGCCGCAACCGCGCACTGGCGGCGGCCGGAGGAGACGGCGACCAGGAGAAGGCGGAGGTCTCCTCCGGGGTGTGAAACCCTTGATCCCCGGGCCGGGGCGCGCCCCCGGTGCGCCCGCACCCCTGGTGTGAACCCGGCCCGGACGAGGAACGCTCTGAGCGGGGCGGCCGACGAGGACGACTCCTCGGGGCCGCCCCGTCGGCGGTGACGCGAAGGTGGGGCGGGAATGGGCTTCTTGGACGGGCTGTGGCGCGGCCGCGAGTCCGAGTTCGACTCGGGCAGTGCGGCGACCAACTCCATACAGCTGACCAAACGGCACAGTCAGGTATCCCTGACCAAGCAGGGCGCGGCGACCGGCAATCTCCGTGTCAACCTCTCCTGGCGGATGCGGACCTCCGACATCTCGGGCGTCCAGCGGGAGAGCCTGCTGCGGCACCCCTTCAAGGCGCTCAAGCCCCCCGAGGTCGTCGGCCACAGCCAGAGCATGGTCAACGTCGACCTCGACCTCGGCTGCCTCTACGAACTCAAGGACGGCACCCGCGGGGTGGTCCAGCCGCTCGGCGGCTTCCTGGGCGACGTCAACGCCCCGCCGTACGTCAAGCTCAGCGGCGACGACCGCTTCGGCTCGGCCTCCGGCGAGACGCTCTACGTCAACCTCGACCACAAGGACGAGATCAAGCGCCTGCTGCTCTTCGCCTACATCTACGACCAGACCCCGGCCTTCGACCGGACGCACGCCGTCGTCACGCTCTACCCGAGCAACGGGCCCCGCATCGAGATCGGCCTCGACGAGCGGCATCCGCAGGCCCGGTCCTGTGCCGTGGTGATGATCGAGAACGTCAAGGACGAGATCCTCGTCCGCCGCGAGGTGAAGTTCGTCTACGGCTTCCAGGGCGAGCTGGACCGGCTGTACGGCTGGGGCCTGCAATGGGGCCGGGGGCACAAGAGCAAGGCGGAGCGCTGAGCCCCCGCCACCGGCCGCCGTCCGCGGGGGCTACCGGCCGACGAACTGCGGGCCCTGCGGGGGCAGCCGGAAATCCGGAT includes:
- the aceE gene encoding pyruvate dehydrogenase (acetyl-transferring), homodimeric type, whose protein sequence is MASASDRSDRSPIIIGGLPSQVPDFDPEETQEWLDSLDAAVDERGRERARYLMLRLIERAREKRVAVPEMRSTDYVNTIPTKSEPFFPGNEEIERKILNATRWNAAVMVSRAQRPGIGVGGHIATFASSASLYDVGFNHFFRGKDEGDGGDQVFFQGHASPGIYARAYLLDRLSEQHLDGFRQEKSKAPYMLSSYPHPRSMPDFWEFPTVSMGLGPIGAIFQARMNRYMHARGIADTSKSHVWAFLGDGEMDEPESLGQLSIAAREGLDNLTFVVNCNLQRLDGPVRGNGKIIQELESVFRGAGWNVIKLVWDRTWDPLLAQDRDGVLVNRMNTTPDGQFQTYATESGAYIRDHFFGDDHRLRAMVENMTDDQILHLGRGGHDHRKIYAAYKAALEHKGQPTVILAKTIKGWTLGPNFEGRNATHQMKKLTVDDLKRFRDRLHLPISDKELESGPPPYYHPGRDTEEMQYMHDRRLGCGGYVPTRVVRSKPLALPDDKTYATVKKGSGQQSIATTMAFVRLLKDLMRDKEIGRRFVLIAPDEYRTFGMDSFFPSAKIYNPLGQQYESVDRDLLLAYKEAPNGQMLHDGISEAGCTASLIAAGSAYATHGEPLIPVYVFYSMFGFQRTGDQFWQMGDQLARGFVLGATAGRTTLTGEGLQHADGHSQLLASTNPACVAYDPAFGFEIAHIVKDGLRRMYGGDEQHPHGEDVFYYLTVYNEPIRHPAEPENVDVEGILKGVYRFSEGTGGSIPAQIMASGVAVPWAVEAQRILAEEWNVRADVWSATSWNELRREAVACEEHNLLHPEEEQRVPWVTRKLAGAQGPFVAVSDWMRSVPDQIARWVPGTYQSLGADGFGFADTRGAARRFFHIDAQSIVVGVLSELAREGKVDRSVLKQAIDRYRLLDVTAADPGAAGGDA
- a CDS encoding DUF3052 domain-containing protein, producing MSATADHAEERTNPAARLGFQPGQVVQEIGYDDDVDQELREAIEGAVEGELVDEDYEDVADAVVLWFRDDDGDLTDALVDATTYIEEGGSILLLTPKTGRDGYVEASDISEASTTAGLTASKSVSVGKDWSGSRLATPKAAKSKR
- a CDS encoding peroxiredoxin, coding for MAIQVGDKAPDFELKDNHGATVRLSEFRGRKNVVLLFYPFAFTGVCTGELCEVRDNLPQFSDRDTEVLAVSNDSIHTLRVFAEQEGLEYPLLSDFWPHGNVSRAYGVFDEDKGCAVRGTFVIDQEGVVRWTVVNALPDARDLAEYVKALDAL
- a CDS encoding calcium homeostasis/redox stress adaptation protein — translated: MGVSLSKGGNVSLTKEAPGLTAVIVGLGWDIRTTTGTDFDLDASALLLNSGGKVASDAHFIFFNNLKSPDGSVEHTGDNITGEGEGDDEQIKINLATVPADIEKIVFPVSIYDAENRQQSFGQVRNAFIRVVNQAGEAEIARYDLSEDASTETAMVFGELYRHGAEWKFRAIGQGYASGLRGIAQDFGVNV
- a CDS encoding TerD family protein — encoded protein: MGVTLAKGGNVSLSKAAPNLTQVLVGLGWDARSTTGAPFDLDASALVCSSGRVLGDEWFVFYNQLKSPDGSIEHTGDNLTGEGDGDDESLLVDLSKVPAHCDKIVFPVSIHMADERGQTFGQVSNAFIRVVNQADGQELARYDLSEDASTETAMIFGELYRYQGEWKFRAVGQGYASGLRGIALDFGVNVS
- a CDS encoding DUF475 domain-containing protein, coding for MLLKTFGWSFAVTALGLVAAVFYGGWTAFGIVAILSIMEISLSFDNAVVNAGILKKMNAFWQKIFLTIGILIAVFGMRLVFPVVIVAISASLGPIEAVDLALTDKDRYQELVTDAHPSIAAFGGMFLLMIFLDFIFEDRDIKWLAWLERPLAKLGKVDMLSVCIALVVLLVSAITFGAHAHQHGGAHADKAETVLLAGIAGLITYMIVGGLSGYFEDKLEEEEEREHEEEEEAARTGKPKSAVRLAGKAAFFMFLYLEVLDASFSFDGVIGAFAITNDIVLMALGLGIGAMYVRSLTVYLVRQGTLDDYVYLEHGAHYAIGALAVILLVTIQYEIHEIITGLVGVALIGWSFFSSVRRNRALAAAGGDGDQEKAEVSSGV
- a CDS encoding TerD family protein, which encodes MGFLDGLWRGRESEFDSGSAATNSIQLTKRHSQVSLTKQGAATGNLRVNLSWRMRTSDISGVQRESLLRHPFKALKPPEVVGHSQSMVNVDLDLGCLYELKDGTRGVVQPLGGFLGDVNAPPYVKLSGDDRFGSASGETLYVNLDHKDEIKRLLLFAYIYDQTPAFDRTHAVVTLYPSNGPRIEIGLDERHPQARSCAVVMIENVKDEILVRREVKFVYGFQGELDRLYGWGLQWGRGHKSKAER